From one Novosphingobium sp. genomic stretch:
- a CDS encoding IlvD/Edd family dehydratase: MIVTEGKGPKELRSRAWFNNPESPDMTALYLERYLNYGLSIEELQSDRPIIGIAQTGSDLSPCNRHHLVLADRVKDGIREAGGIPIEFPIHPIQETGKRPTAGIDRNLAYLSLSEVLFGYPIDGVVLTIGCDKTTPACLMAAATVNLPAIALSVGPMLNGWHQGKRTGSGTIVWQARQMLAAGEIDYKGFIELVASSAPSTGFCNTMGTATTMNSLTEALGMSLPGSAAIPAPHRDRQECAYYTGKQIVEMVRADRKPSDVLTREAFLNAIRVNSAIGGSTNAPIHLNAIARHIGVELSLSDWEEHGADVPLLVNLQPAGEYLGEDYFRAGGVPAVMGELQRAGLLHGDALTVNGRSVAENVAEARIKDEDVIRPLDRPLKPAAGLTVLSGNLFDAAVMKTSVIGEDFRKRYLSNPDDPEAFEGKVVVFEGPEDYHHRIDDPALEIDANTILVIRGAGPIGYPGGAEVVNMRPPAALIRAGVDALPCIGDGRQSGTSGSPSILNASPEAAVGGGLALLKTGDRIRISLKDRSANLLVSDAELAERRAALVDAPYAFPESQTPWQDIHRRETGQFATGAVLESAVKYQRVAQVHGVPRDSH; this comes from the coding sequence ATGATTGTGACTGAAGGTAAGGGCCCCAAAGAATTGCGTTCACGCGCCTGGTTCAACAACCCTGAATCGCCCGACATGACGGCGCTCTATCTGGAGCGCTACCTCAATTACGGTCTTTCGATCGAGGAGTTGCAGTCCGATCGCCCGATCATCGGCATCGCCCAGACCGGCAGTGACCTGTCGCCGTGCAACCGCCACCACCTCGTGCTGGCCGACCGCGTGAAGGACGGCATCCGTGAGGCTGGCGGCATCCCCATCGAATTCCCGATCCATCCGATCCAGGAAACCGGCAAGCGCCCCACGGCGGGTATCGACCGCAATCTGGCTTATCTCAGCCTTTCCGAAGTGCTGTTTGGCTATCCCATCGACGGCGTGGTGCTGACCATCGGCTGCGACAAGACCACGCCCGCCTGCCTGATGGCGGCGGCCACGGTCAATCTGCCTGCCATCGCGCTGTCGGTCGGGCCGATGCTCAACGGCTGGCATCAGGGCAAGCGCACCGGCAGCGGCACCATCGTATGGCAGGCGCGCCAGATGCTGGCCGCCGGCGAGATCGACTATAAGGGCTTTATCGAGCTGGTGGCTTCCTCCGCGCCCTCGACCGGTTTCTGCAACACGATGGGCACCGCGACCACGATGAACAGCCTGACCGAGGCGCTGGGCATGAGCCTGCCCGGCTCGGCGGCGATCCCCGCGCCGCATCGCGACCGTCAGGAATGCGCCTATTACACCGGCAAGCAGATCGTCGAAATGGTCCGCGCCGACCGCAAGCCCAGCGATGTGCTGACGCGTGAGGCCTTCCTCAACGCGATCCGCGTCAATTCGGCGATTGGTGGCAGCACCAATGCCCCGATCCATTTGAACGCCATCGCCCGCCATATCGGCGTCGAGCTGAGCCTCTCCGACTGGGAAGAGCATGGCGCCGATGTGCCGCTGCTGGTCAATCTGCAACCGGCGGGCGAATATCTGGGCGAGGATTACTTCCGCGCCGGTGGCGTCCCCGCCGTGATGGGCGAGCTGCAGCGCGCGGGGCTCCTCCATGGCGATGCGCTGACGGTGAATGGCCGCAGCGTGGCTGAAAATGTGGCCGAAGCGCGCATCAAGGATGAGGATGTGATCCGTCCGCTCGATCGCCCGCTGAAGCCTGCCGCAGGCCTGACCGTGCTGTCCGGCAATCTCTTCGATGCGGCGGTGATGAAAACCAGCGTGATCGGCGAAGACTTCCGCAAGCGTTACCTCTCCAACCCCGACGATCCCGAGGCCTTCGAGGGTAAGGTCGTGGTCTTCGAGGGCCCCGAGGATTACCATCACCGCATCGACGATCCCGCGCTGGAGATCGACGCCAACACCATTCTGGTGATCCGCGGCGCCGGGCCCATCGGCTATCCGGGCGGTGCAGAAGTCGTGAACATGCGCCCGCCTGCCGCGCTGATCCGCGCCGGGGTGGATGCCTTGCCCTGCATCGGTGACGGGCGTCAGTCGGGCACGTCAGGCAGCCCCTCGATCCTCAACGCCAGCCCCGAGGCGGCGGTGGGCGGCGGTCTGGCGCTGCTGAAGACGGGCGACCGCATCCGTATCAGCCTGAAGGACCGCAGCGCCAATCTGCTGGTCAGCGATGCCGAACTGGCCGAGCGCCGCGCCGCTCTGGTCGATGCGCCTTACGCTTTCCCCGAAAGCCAGACGCCATGGCAGGACATCCACCGCCGCGAGACCGGGCAGTTCGCGACAGGCGCCGTGCTGGAAAGCGCGGTCAAATATCAGCGCGTGGCCCAGGTCCACGGCGTGCCGCGCGACAGCCACTGA
- a CDS encoding DUF3772 domain-containing protein, producing the protein MMRLITFLLALMLAVPALAQDTDPILASTQALDQAATEYQAIDAALNGRAGASQAQALKDRAAAVKQTANDQVEALQTQLQLVDARVAQLGPVTPGVVEAPDIQAQRKLLAQQRSTVDSAIKRGKLLATEADQLNTEIAQNQADAFSEQMSQRVASPLSGQFWGPLIRSVPRDSRRFSGFLSAEAHAILQGMKSGGMPAAVLGLLVAFVLIGPARLSLRAAGRRYVIERVPGSRIRRSTLALWLAVVGTLLPTLAVAAALAGLRAGDMLAPAWDQQSSRFQMASMIAALIFALGGALLQRRQPSWRLISISDDSAHRLRPLTFAAAAVTMVCTLMIVVRDGMGASGPLQAAVDAATALIYIALVMGILVSGARARSHAHSVRAQSGQSEAEESGEQSVMAFLSLAAWGVLILSVISLLSGYIVFALFLTRFMVWTALVASALYLLLIAVDDICNTIFDREGRLADTFSQGFGIRRSLIDQFGVALSAVLRVLLILLAIGMVSRPFGSNVSSIFDQLGQIAQGVTIGSVTISPGAILRALAVLAVGLFMVRGLQRWLTGRYLPATDLDSGAQNSIAMVVRYTGLILVVLWTFASLGIGVERIALLLSALSVGIGFGLQAITQNFVSGLILLAERPVKIGDWVKIGDQEGDVKRISVRATEIQIADRSTLIVPNSELITKSIVNKTLADPLGRIQLQFSVPLGSDVEQVRSIVMAIYADQSAVLDDPKPSLFIDKIADGRVNFNGFAFVSSPRLVYGTRSEIWFNLLSQLPAAGIELGSTPQQVQWIGSPSGEAGPHPEDNV; encoded by the coding sequence ATGATGCGCCTGATCACTTTTCTTCTCGCCCTTATGCTGGCGGTGCCGGCCCTTGCTCAGGATACCGATCCGATCCTCGCCTCGACCCAGGCGCTGGATCAGGCTGCCACGGAATATCAGGCGATCGATGCCGCGCTGAACGGCAGGGCCGGGGCCAGTCAGGCGCAGGCGCTGAAAGATCGCGCCGCCGCCGTGAAGCAGACGGCGAACGATCAGGTCGAGGCCTTGCAGACGCAGCTCCAGCTCGTCGATGCGCGGGTGGCGCAGCTTGGCCCGGTCACCCCCGGCGTGGTCGAGGCGCCCGACATTCAGGCCCAGCGCAAATTGCTGGCGCAGCAGCGCTCAACGGTGGATTCCGCGATCAAGCGCGGCAAGCTGCTGGCCACCGAGGCTGATCAGCTCAACACCGAAATCGCGCAAAATCAGGCCGATGCCTTTTCCGAACAGATGTCGCAGCGGGTGGCCTCGCCGCTCAGCGGGCAGTTCTGGGGGCCGCTGATCCGCTCCGTGCCGCGTGACAGCCGCCGTTTCTCCGGCTTCCTCTCCGCCGAGGCCCATGCGATCCTGCAAGGCATGAAGAGCGGCGGCATGCCCGCCGCCGTGCTGGGTCTGCTGGTGGCTTTCGTGCTGATCGGCCCGGCGCGCCTCTCCCTGCGCGCGGCAGGGCGTCGCTATGTGATCGAGCGTGTGCCGGGCAGCCGTATCCGCCGCTCGACGCTGGCCTTATGGCTGGCGGTGGTGGGCACGCTGCTGCCCACGCTGGCGGTGGCGGCCGCTCTGGCGGGGCTGCGCGCCGGGGACATGCTGGCGCCTGCATGGGACCAGCAGAGCAGCCGCTTCCAGATGGCCAGCATGATCGCCGCGCTGATTTTCGCGCTGGGCGGCGCGCTCCTGCAGCGGCGCCAGCCCTCGTGGCGGCTGATCTCCATTTCCGACGATTCCGCGCATCGGCTGCGCCCGCTCACCTTTGCGGCTGCGGCGGTGACGATGGTCTGCACGCTGATGATCGTGGTGCGCGACGGCATGGGGGCAAGCGGCCCGCTGCAGGCCGCCGTCGATGCGGCGACCGCGCTGATCTACATCGCGCTGGTGATGGGCATTCTGGTGAGCGGCGCCCGTGCCCGCTCTCATGCCCACAGCGTGCGTGCCCAGAGCGGCCAGAGTGAGGCGGAGGAGAGCGGCGAGCAATCGGTGATGGCCTTCCTGTCGCTGGCCGCATGGGGTGTGCTGATCCTTTCGGTGATCTCGCTGCTGAGCGGCTATATCGTCTTTGCCTTGTTCCTGACGCGCTTCATGGTGTGGACGGCTTTGGTCGCCTCGGCGCTCTATCTGCTGCTGATCGCGGTGGATGACATCTGCAACACCATCTTCGATCGCGAAGGGCGGCTGGCCGACACCTTCTCGCAGGGGTTCGGCATCCGCCGCAGCCTGATCGACCAGTTCGGCGTGGCCCTGTCCGCTGTGCTACGGGTGCTGCTGATCCTGCTGGCGATCGGCATGGTGTCGCGGCCCTTTGGCTCGAATGTGTCGAGCATTTTCGACCAGCTTGGCCAGATCGCTCAGGGCGTCACCATCGGGTCGGTCACGATTTCGCCCGGCGCGATCCTGCGCGCTCTGGCGGTGCTGGCGGTCGGGCTGTTCATGGTGCGCGGGCTGCAGCGCTGGCTGACGGGGCGCTATCTGCCCGCCACCGATCTGGATTCGGGCGCGCAGAATTCCATTGCCATGGTGGTGCGCTACACCGGGCTGATCCTGGTGGTGTTGTGGACTTTTGCCTCGCTGGGCATCGGGGTGGAGCGGATCGCGCTGCTGCTCTCGGCCCTGTCGGTCGGCATCGGTTTTGGTCTTCAGGCGATCACGCAGAACTTCGTCTCGGGCCTGATCCTGCTGGCGGAGCGCCCGGTGAAGATCGGCGACTGGGTGAAGATCGGCGATCAGGAGGGCGACGTCAAACGCATCAGCGTGCGCGCCACGGAAATCCAGATCGCGGACCGCTCGACCCTGATCGTCCCCAATTCCGAGCTGATCACCAAGAGCATCGTCAACAAGACGCTGGCCGATCCGCTGGGGCGCATCCAGTTGCAGTTCTCGGTGCCGCTGGGCAGCGATGTGGAGCAGGTGCGCAGCATCGTGATGGCGATCTATGCCGACCAGAGCGCCGTGCTGGATGACCCCAAGCCCAGCCTCTTCATCGACAAGATTGCCGACGGGCGGGTCAATTTCAACGGCTTTGCCTTCGTCAGCTCGCCGCGCCTGGTCTATGGCACGCGCAGCGAGATCTGGTTCAACCTGCTCTCGCAACTGCCCGCGGCGGGCATCGAGCTGGGCAGCACGCCTCAGCAGGTGCAGTGGATCGGCTCACCCTCCGGCGAGGCGGGGCCTCATCCGGAGGATAACGTGTAA
- a CDS encoding 2-dehydro-3-deoxy-6-phosphogalactonate aldolase: MTITADFTEAMGRCPLVAILRGVRPDEIIDIADGLVEAGFTMIEVPLNSPEPLDSIGLIAKRYDRHVLVGAGTMLSVEDVANVAERGGRLMVSPNSNPTVISAAVAAGMAALPGYFTPTEAFAALEAGAHGLKLFPAEGASPAVLKAQRSVLPKNVPVLAVGGVSVDNLGEWMAAGAAGAGLGGSLYKVGDSSETVRERAVAFVSAYKSIIA; this comes from the coding sequence ATGACCATCACCGCCGATTTCACCGAAGCCATGGGCCGCTGCCCGCTGGTGGCCATCCTGCGCGGCGTGCGCCCCGACGAGATCATCGACATCGCCGATGGGCTGGTCGAGGCCGGTTTCACCATGATCGAGGTGCCGCTCAATTCGCCCGAGCCGCTCGATTCCATCGGTCTGATCGCCAAGCGCTATGACCGCCATGTGCTGGTCGGCGCGGGCACGATGCTGAGTGTCGAGGATGTGGCCAATGTCGCCGAGCGCGGCGGGCGGTTGATGGTTTCGCCCAACAGCAATCCCACGGTGATCAGCGCGGCGGTGGCGGCGGGCATGGCCGCGCTGCCGGGCTATTTCACCCCGACCGAGGCCTTTGCGGCGCTGGAGGCCGGTGCCCATGGCCTGAAGCTGTTCCCCGCCGAGGGGGCCAGCCCCGCTGTGCTGAAGGCGCAGCGCTCGGTGCTGCCCAAGAATGTGCCGGTGCTGGCCGTGGGCGGCGTGAGCGTCGACAATCTGGGCGAGTGGATGGCGGCAGGCGCGGCGGGCGCCGGGCTGGGCGGTTCGCTCTACAAGGTGGGTGACAGCAGCGAGACCGTGCGCGAGCGGGCTGTGGCCTTCGTCTCGGCCTATAAGAGTATTATTGCATAG
- a CDS encoding GNAT family protein — translation MIRTEAIALGPILPVDLPSLCMWDDDPEITRLNRPYVPQNLQRQSDFWLNAAGDHARVFFAIRRMGSAEIIGHVQIMEIDPIHRSASLGILIGRKEQRGQGYGRQAMQLAIDYCWRHLNLRRLSLRVHSVNTAAIALYRHLGFEIEGVLRQAEFIDGGWTDITLMALLHPER, via the coding sequence ATGATCCGCACCGAAGCGATTGCTCTGGGGCCGATCCTGCCGGTCGACCTGCCCTCCCTGTGCATGTGGGACGATGATCCGGAAATCACCCGGCTCAACCGCCCCTATGTGCCCCAGAACCTCCAGCGGCAGAGCGATTTCTGGCTCAATGCCGCCGGGGATCACGCGCGGGTCTTCTTTGCGATCCGCCGCATGGGCAGCGCGGAGATCATCGGCCATGTCCAGATCATGGAGATCGATCCGATCCACCGCTCGGCCTCGCTGGGCATTCTGATCGGCAGGAAGGAGCAGCGCGGCCAGGGCTATGGGCGGCAGGCGATGCAGCTGGCCATCGACTATTGCTGGCGCCACCTCAATCTGCGGCGGCTGTCGCTGCGCGTGCACAGTGTCAATACGGCGGCCATCGCGCTCTATCGCCATTTGGGCTTCGAGATCGAGGGCGTGCTGCGTCAGGCCGAATTCATCGATGGCGGCTGGACCGATATCACCCTGATGGCGCTGCTCCACCCGGAGCGGTGA
- a CDS encoding SMP-30/gluconolactonase/LRE family protein, protein MEPTPAKLRIVERSRRDSLGEGPVWCPQDRALYWVDIIGQKVNRLGLDDGGLVDWDCPEMIGWLLPRAQGGFIAGLKSGFHTLTLEPFALERIHAPEPDRPGNRMNDACVDARGRIWAGTMQMDGQGAGGHLYRLDADLSVRQVDAGYHIANGPTISGDGATLYHTDSLLGRVYRFAIGADGELGPRETFLQFPEEWGSPDGMCCDSAGGIWIAHWGAACISRFLPDGTRERFIELPASQITKCVFAGDNLDRMFVTSAADGVENEPHAGCLFEVETGFTGLPPHTFAA, encoded by the coding sequence ATGGAGCCCACACCAGCAAAGCTGCGCATCGTCGAGCGCTCTCGCCGGGATAGCCTCGGCGAGGGGCCGGTGTGGTGCCCGCAGGATCGGGCGCTCTATTGGGTCGATATCATCGGGCAGAAGGTCAATCGCCTTGGGCTCGATGATGGGGGCTTGGTCGATTGGGATTGCCCCGAGATGATCGGCTGGCTGCTGCCCCGCGCGCAAGGCGGCTTTATCGCCGGGCTCAAGAGCGGCTTTCATACGCTGACCCTCGAACCCTTCGCGCTGGAGCGCATCCATGCGCCCGAGCCCGACCGGCCCGGCAACCGCATGAACGATGCCTGCGTCGATGCGCGCGGGCGCATCTGGGCGGGCACGATGCAGATGGACGGGCAGGGGGCGGGTGGTCACCTTTACCGCCTTGATGCCGATCTTTCGGTGCGGCAGGTGGATGCAGGCTATCATATCGCCAATGGTCCCACGATCAGCGGCGATGGCGCCACGCTCTATCACACCGACAGCCTGCTGGGCCGCGTCTATCGCTTTGCCATCGGCGCTGATGGCGAACTCGGCCCGCGCGAGACCTTTCTGCAATTCCCGGAAGAATGGGGCTCGCCCGACGGCATGTGCTGCGACAGCGCGGGCGGCATCTGGATCGCGCATTGGGGCGCGGCCTGCATCAGCCGCTTCCTGCCCGATGGCACGCGCGAGCGCTTTATCGAACTGCCCGCCAGCCAGATCACCAAATGCGTCTTCGCGGGCGACAATCTGGACCGCATGTTCGTAACCAGCGCCGCCGATGGCGTGGAGAACGAACCTCACGCCGGCTGCCTGTTCGAGGTGGAGACCGGCTTTACTGGCCTGCCGCCTCACACTTTCGCTGCCTGA
- a CDS encoding 2-dehydro-3-deoxygalactonokinase, with translation MTRGAFLGVDWGTTNRRVYRFAADGTVEASERDDKGLLSVTPGTFPAEAAAIRAQFGDLPMLCAGMVGSARGWANVPYVSCPAGTQALAEGLHWVEPGRTAIVPGLSIAEGQSGDVMRGEEVQLLGAVAAGLAPADGLLCQPGTHCKWARMRGETVSHFSTSMTGEMFALLKAHSLIGSFLSGEVSDGPAFRSGVADGLDSRLLRHLFGVRAAALLGLRAEEDCAAYTSGLLIGSDIASRALAKGEEVYVLADPYLGGLYAAAIEEAGGRAIAVDSHASFAAGILQIWKECA, from the coding sequence ATGACTCGGGGCGCCTTTCTGGGTGTCGACTGGGGCACCACCAACCGGCGGGTCTATCGCTTTGCCGCCGACGGCACAGTCGAGGCCAGCGAGCGCGACGACAAGGGCCTGCTTTCGGTAACGCCGGGCACCTTCCCGGCCGAGGCCGCTGCGATCCGCGCGCAATTCGGCGATCTGCCGATGCTGTGTGCGGGGATGGTCGGTTCGGCCAGGGGCTGGGCCAATGTGCCTTACGTCTCCTGCCCGGCCGGAACGCAGGCGCTGGCCGAGGGGCTGCATTGGGTCGAGCCGGGGCGCACCGCCATCGTGCCGGGCCTTTCCATCGCGGAAGGTCAGAGCGGCGATGTGATGCGCGGCGAGGAAGTGCAGTTGCTGGGCGCGGTGGCCGCCGGTCTGGCGCCTGCCGATGGTCTGCTGTGCCAGCCGGGCACCCATTGCAAATGGGCACGGATGCGCGGCGAAACCGTGAGCCATTTCTCCACCAGCATGACCGGCGAGATGTTCGCCCTGCTCAAGGCCCACAGCCTGATCGGCAGTTTCCTTTCGGGCGAGGTCTCCGATGGCCCGGCCTTCCGCAGCGGCGTGGCCGACGGGCTCGACAGTCGCCTGCTGCGCCACCTGTTTGGCGTGCGCGCGGCGGCTCTGCTGGGGCTGCGTGCCGAGGAAGACTGCGCAGCCTACACCAGCGGCTTGCTGATCGGCAGCGACATCGCCAGCCGCGCGCTGGCCAAGGGGGAGGAGGTCTATGTGCTGGCCGACCCCTATCTGGGCGGGCTCTATGCCGCCGCCATCGAGGAGGCGGGCGGGCGCGCCATCGCGGTCGACAGCCATGCCAGCTTCGCCGCCGGAATTTTGCAGATCTGGAAGGAATGCGCATGA
- a CDS encoding sodium/sugar symporter → MQLSSLDLAMVGAYAVFIFVLAQVVSRRKAGHETDTTDYFLASKALPWWAIGASLIAANISAEQIVGMAGSGYAIGLAIASYEWMAAATLLIVAKFFLPIFLKHDITTMPQFLEQRFGPRLRAVMAVFWLVLYVFVNLTSIIWLGSIAVVQVAGVNQDLALAGLGIFALLYQIRGGLKAVALTDIVQVALLVTGGLIIAWLTLGKIGGGDVFHGWHTLVNKVPDHFHMILKSGDPHYKDLPGLSVIIGGMWIANIAYWGCNQYIIQRGLAAKSLQEAQRGMVLAGFLKLIMPVIIVLPGIAAVMLAPDLGKPDLAYPTMMRMLPPGLLGLVFAALVAAIVASTASKINSIATIFTLDVYAKWFAHGQKSETHLVRVGRIAASVSIVIAILTARPLLGSLDQAFQYIQEFSGFVTPGITVIFLLGLFWPRATENGALMGAIASVILSIFFRFSGIEALSAIPFMNRMLIIFALSLVLAVVVSLARPAAAGSNRIRLDTVDFRTTRGFNLARGADPGHSGDPVWSVVVIWRAR, encoded by the coding sequence ATGCAACTCTCAAGCCTGGATCTGGCGATGGTGGGGGCCTATGCCGTCTTCATCTTCGTGCTGGCTCAAGTGGTGTCGCGGCGCAAGGCCGGGCATGAAACCGACACCACCGACTATTTTCTGGCCAGTAAGGCCCTGCCATGGTGGGCCATCGGCGCCTCGCTGATCGCGGCCAACATTTCCGCTGAGCAGATCGTGGGCATGGCGGGCTCCGGCTATGCCATCGGTTTGGCCATCGCCAGCTATGAATGGATGGCGGCGGCGACCCTGCTGATCGTGGCCAAATTCTTCCTGCCGATCTTCCTCAAGCACGACATCACCACCATGCCCCAGTTTCTGGAGCAGCGCTTCGGGCCCCGCCTGCGCGCGGTGATGGCGGTGTTCTGGCTGGTGCTCTATGTCTTCGTGAACCTGACCTCGATCATCTGGCTGGGTTCGATTGCCGTGGTGCAGGTGGCGGGCGTCAATCAGGATCTGGCTCTGGCCGGGCTGGGCATTTTCGCGCTGCTCTATCAGATCCGTGGCGGTCTCAAGGCCGTGGCGCTGACCGACATCGTGCAGGTCGCGCTGCTGGTGACGGGCGGGCTGATCATCGCCTGGCTGACGCTGGGCAAGATCGGCGGCGGCGATGTGTTCCATGGCTGGCACACGCTGGTGAACAAGGTGCCCGATCACTTCCATATGATCCTGAAATCGGGCGATCCGCATTACAAGGATCTGCCGGGCCTGTCGGTGATCATCGGTGGCATGTGGATTGCCAACATCGCCTATTGGGGCTGCAACCAGTACATCATCCAGCGTGGTCTGGCCGCCAAGAGCTTGCAGGAAGCGCAGCGCGGCATGGTGCTGGCCGGTTTCCTCAAGCTGATCATGCCGGTCATCATCGTGCTGCCGGGCATCGCCGCCGTGATGCTGGCGCCCGATCTGGGCAAGCCCGATCTGGCCTATCCCACCATGATGCGCATGCTGCCGCCCGGCCTGCTGGGGCTTGTCTTTGCCGCGCTGGTGGCGGCCATCGTCGCCTCCACCGCCAGCAAGATCAACTCGATCGCCACCATCTTCACGCTGGATGTCTATGCCAAATGGTTCGCCCATGGGCAGAAGAGCGAGACCCATCTGGTTCGCGTGGGCCGCATCGCCGCCAGCGTTTCCATCGTGATCGCGATCCTGACGGCGCGCCCGCTGCTGGGCAGCCTCGATCAGGCGTTCCAGTATATTCAGGAGTTCTCCGGCTTCGTCACGCCGGGCATCACGGTGATCTTCCTGCTCGGCCTGTTCTGGCCGCGCGCGACGGAGAATGGCGCGCTGATGGGCGCCATCGCCTCGGTGATCCTGAGCATCTTCTTCCGTTTCAGCGGGATCGAGGCCTTGAGCGCGATCCCCTTCATGAACCGCATGCTGATCATCTTTGCCCTGTCGCTGGTGCTGGCGGTGGTGGTGTCGCTGGCCCGTCCGGCGGCTGCTGGATCCAACCGTATTCGTTTGGATACAGTCGATTTTCGCACTACGCGGGGCTTCAATCTGGCCCGCGGTGCTGATCCTGGTCATTCTGGCGATCCTGTATGGAGTGTGGTGGTAATATGGCGAGCAAGATGA
- a CDS encoding Gfo/Idh/MocA family oxidoreductase, with the protein MNGTPIRLALVGIGKIARDQHIPAIAANPAFDLVATVSPSSRVEGITAFHDLPSLLAAGLDVQAVSLCTPPEVRTTIAREALAAGLHVMLEKPPAVALSQAQVLVADAGKAQRALFATWHSREAGHVDAARDWLSGRSLKSVRIAWREDVRRWHPGQEWIFAAGGFGVFDPGINALSILTRIMPGAVAMDAASLDIPENRESPIAASLSMRHACGAPISAEFDFLQTGPQTWEIAIETSDGTLLLRDGGSKMLIDGEAQPDHPDAEYPRLYARFAELVRSAAVDVDLAPLTLVADAFMVGQQQRVAPFEF; encoded by the coding sequence GTGAACGGCACCCCAATCCGCTTGGCACTCGTTGGAATCGGCAAGATCGCCCGCGATCAGCACATCCCCGCCATCGCCGCCAACCCCGCTTTCGATCTGGTCGCCACGGTCAGCCCCTCCAGCCGTGTGGAGGGCATCACGGCCTTTCACGACCTGCCCTCCCTGCTGGCGGCGGGGCTCGACGTGCAGGCGGTCAGCCTCTGCACCCCGCCCGAGGTGCGCACCACCATCGCCCGCGAGGCGCTGGCCGCCGGTCTGCATGTGATGCTGGAAAAGCCTCCGGCAGTGGCGCTGTCGCAGGCGCAGGTGCTGGTGGCGGATGCCGGAAAAGCACAGCGCGCGCTGTTCGCAACCTGGCATTCGCGTGAGGCCGGGCATGTCGATGCGGCGCGCGACTGGCTTTCCGGACGCAGCCTCAAGAGCGTGCGAATCGCCTGGCGCGAGGATGTGCGGCGCTGGCATCCGGGGCAGGAATGGATTTTCGCGGCTGGTGGATTCGGGGTTTTCGATCCGGGAATCAACGCTCTGTCGATCCTGACGCGAATCATGCCCGGCGCGGTCGCCATGGACGCGGCGTCGCTCGATATCCCGGAGAATCGCGAATCTCCCATCGCCGCCAGCCTGTCCATGCGCCATGCCTGCGGCGCGCCGATCTCGGCCGAGTTCGACTTCCTCCAGACCGGGCCGCAGACCTGGGAAATCGCCATCGAGACCAGCGACGGCACCCTGCTGCTGCGCGATGGCGGCAGCAAGATGCTGATCGACGGCGAAGCCCAGCCCGATCATCCCGATGCGGAATATCCGCGCCTTTACGCCCGCTTTGCCGAATTGGTGCGCAGCGCCGCCGTCGATGTCGATCTGGCGCCGCTCACGCTGGTGGCCGATGCCTTTATGGTCGGGCAGCAACAGCGGGTCGCGCCTTTTGAATTTTAA
- a CDS encoding RNA polymerase sigma factor translates to MTVIRPIDRWFVEEVLPCEGRLLAAAQRMCRDTEDARDLVQDVLARMLTIEGWSAIASPQSYMLRIMRNMAIERIRRARIVDFRQLSETDHLDLADDAPDQQRIAEDREALAHFQHALAALPERCREVFVRRRLEEQAPRAIAEELGVSLSTLEKRLARALHLLTSAMAPRRHGEPPAQGQMDAGERDSVAGS, encoded by the coding sequence GTGACTGTCATCCGCCCCATCGACCGCTGGTTTGTCGAGGAGGTCCTCCCCTGTGAGGGCCGCCTGCTGGCCGCCGCCCAGCGCATGTGCCGCGATACCGAGGATGCGCGCGATCTGGTGCAGGACGTGCTGGCGCGCATGCTGACCATAGAGGGCTGGAGCGCCATCGCCTCGCCGCAAAGCTATATGCTGCGGATCATGCGCAACATGGCGATCGAGCGCATCCGCCGCGCCCGCATCGTCGATTTCCGCCAGTTGAGCGAGACCGATCATCTCGATCTGGCCGATGACGCCCCGGACCAGCAGCGCATCGCCGAGGACCGCGAGGCGCTGGCCCATTTCCAGCACGCGCTGGCCGCTCTGCCCGAACGTTGCCGCGAGGTCTTTGTGCGCCGCCGTCTAGAGGAGCAGGCCCCGCGCGCCATTGCCGAGGAGCTGGGCGTCAGCCTCTCCACGCTGGAAAAGCGGCTGGCGCGCGCGCTCCATCTGTTGACCAGCGCCATGGCCCCGCGCCGCCATGGCGAGCCGCCCGCGCAAGGGCAGATGGACGCCGGGGAGCGGGACAGCGTGGCGGGCTCATAG